Within Caproicibacterium argilliputei, the genomic segment TATTGAAGTGGGTTTGCATAAAACAGTCGGCAAGTATGTGGTGATTCCTGACCGAAAGGAAGCCATCCGCTTCTGTTTGGACAATGCGCAGGAGGGGGATGTGATTGTGCTCGCCGGTAAAGGGCATGAGGACTATCAGGAAATCAAAGGTGTGAAATATCCCTTTGACGAGCGCGAGGTGGTTCGCGAAATTTTAATGGCAGAGGGGAAACTGCCTGCCGAGAGTCTTTGACAGCATTTGATTTGAAAAGCCGAGGTACGGAGTTTTCGTGCCTTTTTAAATCTGCAAATTGCAGAGATTGGAAAGGGTGTGTACACCAAAAGCCATGCAGATTACAATTAAAGAAACGGCACGTATGTGTGGTGGAAAGCTGCTGTGCGGAGAGCCGCAGAAAATCATTTCCAGTGTATGTGTCGACAGCCGCCAGGCGCAGCCGGGTTCGCTGTTCGTTCCGCTGAAAGGGGAAAGGACAGACGCGCATATTTATATTCCGGCGGTCTTTACCGCCGGTGCCGCAGCTGCACTGACACAGGAGCCGGTGGATGGTACCACCGCGACGGGAGCGCTGATTTCTGTACCGGACACAGCAGAGGCCTTGCAGAAGCTGGCTGCCGCTTACCGCCGTCGCTTTACGGGCCCGGTTGTCGGCATTACCGGCAGCGTTGGAAAAACGACAACGAAAGAAATGGTTGCCCTGGCTTTGTCTGCACGTTATCAGGTTATGAAAACGCAGGGCAATCAAAACAGCCAGGTGGGCGTTCCACTGACCATGTTTCAGCTGGAACCGCAGACAGAAGCTGCCGTGGTCGAAATGGGTATGAGCCAGTTCGGCGAAATGGCACGGCTTGCCAAAATTGCGGCGCCGCAGTTTGCGGTTTTGACGAATATCGGAGTGTCACATATTGAAAATCTGCATTCACAGGAAGCCATTTTGCGGGAAAAGCTGCATATCACAGATGGATTTGTTGCACAGTCGATTCTGGTTTTAAATGGTGATGACAAGTTGTTGGCAGGTTTGCGCGGAAAGACGCCGTTTCGGACAGTGTTTGTCGGCACACAGCCATGGTGCGATTACCGGGCTGAAGCTGTCAGAAGCGAAAAGGGGGCTATGCACTTTGTTATGGCTTACCACGGCGGTCGGATTCCGGTTTCTCTGCCGGTGCTGGGGGCACATCAGGTGACGAACGCCCTGGCGGCTTTGGCGATTGCGGATGTTCTGCATGTGGAAGTTCCGGCAGCTGCAAAAGCGCTTTCCACTTATGAACCGCTTGCCATGCGCCAGCAGATTCACCAGGCTGGGCATATTACGGTGATCGATGATTCCTACAATGCAAGTCCCGATGCAATGCGCGGCGCGCTGAACGTATTGTGCAGTTTTCCGCACCGCCGGGTGGCGGTCCTTGCGGATATGCTGGAGCTGGGCAGTGTGTCACAGGAGGCACACCGGCACTGTGGGCAGTATGCCGCGAGAGCCGGTGTGGACGTGTTGGTCACCGTGGGAACGGAAGCAGCAACTCTTGCACAGGGGGCAGCTCAGGAACGGGCGGAGCTGCCTGTAAGAGTATGCCAAACCAACGCACAGGCAATCGCGGCGCTCAAAGGGCTGCTGCACCCGGGAGATACGGTTTTGGTCAAAGGATCCCGCGGGATGCATACAGAGGAAATTGTATCCTGGCTGCTGGCAGAGAATTGCTGAAGCGGTACACACAGAAAATGGAACCGGGCATAGCTTGCATATTGCAGAGGAATCTGTTACTCTGAATGGAAGGGACACATTTGGAACAAACGGATTTGTGGAACCGCCTACACAATTTTCAAAGGAGGGATGATCATCCGATGAAAAAAAGCCAAATCGCTCTATCTGCTCTGTCTTCATCCCTGCTGCTGTCGTTTTCCTTGCTGCCGGCAGCAGGGGTCTGCGCGGCTGCCGATGCTGCCCAGCAAACAGGAAGCGCCTCTGCCGGAATGTTGGGATTTGCCATTGTGCTGCTCAGCGCGGCACTGTCCAGCGCGATTGTGTTTTTCGTAATCCGCCACAGCAAACAGGGAACGCTGCCGGTAGCACTGGGTTCCGAGCGCAGCCGGGCGGCGGGCGTTATTATGAAATAAAAATAGAAATTTATACAAATTTTTAGGAAGTCCTGTCTGTGCAGACAGGACTTTTTTTATGTAGTTTTTGGAGAAAAGATTAAGGAATTTTTCCGGGCCGCACGCTCTGTGTGTTGTGGTTTTTATCCGCGCCAGATAGTGCCGACAGACTATAGAATTCCCAATTTAAAACGCAACTCCACGTGGAAAGGTAACGAAGCGGCGAGGAGGTG encodes:
- a CDS encoding UDP-N-acetylmuramoyl-tripeptide--D-alanyl-D-alanine ligase; translated protein: MCTPKAMQITIKETARMCGGKLLCGEPQKIISSVCVDSRQAQPGSLFVPLKGERTDAHIYIPAVFTAGAAAALTQEPVDGTTATGALISVPDTAEALQKLAAAYRRRFTGPVVGITGSVGKTTTKEMVALALSARYQVMKTQGNQNSQVGVPLTMFQLEPQTEAAVVEMGMSQFGEMARLAKIAAPQFAVLTNIGVSHIENLHSQEAILREKLHITDGFVAQSILVLNGDDKLLAGLRGKTPFRTVFVGTQPWCDYRAEAVRSEKGAMHFVMAYHGGRIPVSLPVLGAHQVTNALAALAIADVLHVEVPAAAKALSTYEPLAMRQQIHQAGHITVIDDSYNASPDAMRGALNVLCSFPHRRVAVLADMLELGSVSQEAHRHCGQYAARAGVDVLVTVGTEAATLAQGAAQERAELPVRVCQTNAQAIAALKGLLHPGDTVLVKGSRGMHTEEIVSWLLAENC